Proteins encoded within one genomic window of Theobroma cacao cultivar B97-61/B2 chromosome 7, Criollo_cocoa_genome_V2, whole genome shotgun sequence:
- the LOC18594124 gene encoding uncharacterized protein LOC18594124: MVPRHYLLLFFFLFGLSCFQAQARFITGRPSPTDLVSDGISTVKNPPYLLLKPLASAEESCEQTYGFLPCTTTALGNLFLIIVYGCLMFLAATYLSNGSELLLQILGPGIVGGLFLPILGALPDAMLILVSGLSGTTETAQSQVSVGMGLLAGSTVMLLTVIWGSCVVVGRCDLRDSVAVDGTITKGFSLTETGVSTDIWTCYAARIMAISVIPFIIVQLPQILSSTSGRHLAVLIALIVSLSMLVSYCLYQVFQPWIQRRRLAFAKHKHVISGILRHLKKTALGKLLDDNGDPNTEIIRKLFDTIDENHDGSLSNSELKAFIIGIRFEEIDLDRDDAVRKVMADFDTSHDSLVQEGEFVRGIQKWIIEAKRTGGTYLESNNGTFKFIDHFHQQTKREHDLLGLEEQSDEVAEGVENPGWTSLKAVLMLLLGTLIAAAFADPLVDAVDNFSDATSIPSFFISFIALPLATNSSEAVSAIIFASRKKKRTASLTFSELYGAVTMNNVLCLSVFLALVYVRGLTWDFSSEVLVILIVCIVMGAFASFRTTFPLWTCSVAYLLYPFSLALVYVLDYVFGWS; the protein is encoded by the exons atggttCCTAGACATTACTTactccttttcttcttcctctttggTTTGTCTTGTTTCCAAGCACAAGCCCGCTTCATTACCGGCCGTCCATCCCCAACGGATCTCGTATCCGATGGAATCTCCACTGTTAAAAACCCACCTTACCTCCTCCTCAAGCCTCTGGCTTCGGCGGAGGAATCCTGTGAGCAGACGTATGGGTTCTTACCCTGCACCACCACGGCGCTCGGGAACTTGTTTTTGATCATTGTTTATGGGTGCCTCATGTTTTTAGCTGCTACTTACTTGTCCAATGGAAGTGAGCTTTTGCTTCAGATCCTCGGTCCCGGGATTGTCGGAGGATTGTTCTTGCCTATTCTTGGAGCTCTGCCCGATGCAATGCTTATTCTTG TATCTGGACTTTCTGGAACCACAGAAACTGCTCAAAGTCAGGTCTCTGTCGGGATGGGGCTACTAGCTGGGTCAACTGTCATGCTTCTCACCGTGATATGGGGATCCTGTGTTGTTGTTGGCAGGTGTGATCTTCGTGATTCAGTTGCAGTAGATGGAACAATTACAAAAGGATTTAGCCTAACAG AGACTGGTGTCAGTACTGATATTTGGACTTGCTATGCTGCAAGGATAATGGCTATCTCGGTTATCCCATTCATTATTGTTCAACTACCACAAATTCTCAGTTCAACTTCAGGAAGACACTTAGCAGTTTTGATTGCACTTATTGTATCACTCTCAATGTTGGTTTCTTATTGCCTTTATCag GTCTTTCAGCCTTGGATCCAGAGAAGGCGACTTGCTTTTGCAAAGCATAAACATGTTATATCAGGAATCTTAAGACACTTGAAAAAGACTGCTTTAGGAAAACTACTTGATGACAACGGTGATCCTAATACAGAAATTATAAGAAA GTTGTTTGATACAATTGACGAGAATCATGATGGTAGTCTTTCAAATTCTGAACTGAAAGCATTTATTATAGGAATCCGTTTTGAAGAGATAGACTTGGATAGGGATGATGCTGTGAGAAAAGTGATGGCAGATTTCGATACCTCCCATGACTCTCTTGTTCAAGAGGGGGAGTTTGTAAGAGGCATTCAAAAATGGATTATTGAGGCAAAGCGAACCGGTGGTACTTATCTTGAATCTAATAACGGAACCTTTAAGTTTATTGACCATTTTCACCAG CAAACCAAGAGAGAACATGATTTGTTGGGGTTGGAGGAACAAAGTGATGAGGTTGCTGAGGGTGTTGAAAACCCTGGATGGACCTCCTTAAAAGCAGTACTAATGTTACTGCTGGGTACCCTTATCGCAGCTGCATTCGCAGATCCACTGGTAGACGCAGTTGATAATTTTTCTGATGCAACAAGTATTCCATCTTTCTTCATCTCATTCATTGCATTGCCATTGGCTACCAACTCTAGCGAAGCTGTATCAGCCATTATCTTTGCTAGCCGCAAGAAGAAGAGGACTGCATCATTAACGTTTTCTGAG CTTTATGGGGCAGTAACCATGAATAACGTCCTCTGCCTGTCAGTTTTCTTGGCACTTGTTTACGTCAGGGGATTGACATGGGACTTCTCATCTGAAGTGCTGGTTATTCTTATTGTTTGCATCGTGATGGGTGCCTTTGCCAGTTTCCGCACTACTTTCCCGCTTTGGACATGTTCGGTTGCTTACCTCCTTTATCCATTTTCTTTGGCGCTTGTTTATGTTCTTGATTATGTCTTCGGTTGGTCATAG
- the LOC18594125 gene encoding uncharacterized protein LOC18594125 isoform X1, protein MAQEDQSQRCSNSNTSSGGGFGNSVGRSSKKQKPKKVPQRGLGVAQLEKIRLEEQQKKDAAVAAAAGILPSPSSSVISQPTHHKSSSYLSLPIPSNFHPSNQSSYSSSSSSIPFPADLSPPNLIFRPPLSVQNADVVSANTVPLTTGSSPGWHPGAGVVLPGNGSVNSGHKLWSSREYSIEKECSGLDPGLAFRTNLSLPYESEPIWPPPSLMQRAQPFQQPSSSMVNLSSRTSSTSVLNYQMEPPSNQSYYGNCTPLLPEEEKMVGMKRSYPFSLDNAPGPPLHGKYPPIVHPINGHVEAASSSNGSTFNFEPGTPNFREGPSCSTSNFESKSKRSIRQNGAFDGDFLTLAPPTTTTSMCSSSKFKHSPPNLIYYNCELPGLESLAYQGSLEDSIIRQGGSGLRQYRPYYSFFPPAAMVQIDRATTITMANCNGGEVGGHVDLNLKL, encoded by the exons ATGGCTCAAGAAGATCAATCCCAAAGGTGTAGCAATAGTAATACTAGCAGTGGTGGTGGGTTTGGAAACAGTGTTGGCAGATCTTCCAAAAAGCAAAAGCCTAAAAAGGTTCCACAAAGAGGACTTGGTGTGGCACAGCTTGAGAAGATAAGACTAGaagaacaacaaaagaaagatgCAGCGGTAGCTGCTGCAGCTGGGATTTTGCCATCACCGTCATCGTCTGTTATATCGCAACCAACTCATCATAAATCATCATCCTATCTTTCTTTGCCAATCCCGAGTAATTTCCATCCTTCAAATCAatcttcttattcttcttcttcttcttcaattcCGTTTCCTGCTGATCTTTCACCACCAAATTTAATCTTTAGGCCACCTTTGTCTGTTCAAAATGCTGATGTTGTCAGTGCAAACACTGTTCCATTGACCACTGGTTCTTCTCCAGGGTGGCATCCTGGTGCAGGAGTAGTACTTCCAGGGAATGGCAGTGTTAATAGTGGCCATAAATTGTGGAGTTCTCGTGAGTATAGCATTGAAAAGGAGTGTTCTGGGTTGGATCCAGGATTGGCTTTCAGGACAAATTTGAGTTTGCCTTATGAATCTGAACCCATCTGGCCTCCTCCTAGTTTGATGCAAAGGGCACAACCATTTCAACAACCTTCTTCTTCAATG GTGAATTTGTCGTCAAGAACGTCATCAACATCCGTACTGAATTATCAGATGGAGCCCCCTTCAAACCAAagctattatggaaattgtaCACCTTTATTGCCGGAAGAGGAGAAG ATGGTTGGCATGAAGAGATCATATCCCTTCTCTCTAGACAATGCTCCAGGCCCCCCTCTCCACGGCAAATATCCTCCCATTGTTCATCCCATCAATGGACATGTTGAAGCAGCTTCAAGTAGCAACGGCAGCACATTCAATTTCGAACCCGGCACCCCAAATTTCAG GGAAGGGCCTTCATGTTCAACCTCGAATTTTGAGTCAAAGTCCAAGAGGAGTATCAGACAGAATGGTGCCTTTGATGGAGATTTCCTCACATTAGCCCCTCCCACCACAACCACTTCAATGTGTTCAAGCTCAAAATTCAAGCACTCTCCACCCAATTTAATCTATTACAATTGTGAATTGCCCGGCCTCGAGTCATTAGCTTATCAA GGAAGCTTGGAAGATTCAATTATCCGTCAAGGAGGTAGCGGATTAAGGCAGTATCGACCTTACTATAGCTTCTTTCCACCAGCTGCAATGGTGCAAATTGACCGAGCAACTACAATAACCATGGCCAATTGTAATGGTGGAGAAGTAGGAGGACATGTCGATCTCAATTTGAAGCTATAA
- the LOC18594125 gene encoding uncharacterized protein LOC18594125 isoform X2 has protein sequence MAQEDQSQRCSNSNTSSGGGFGNSVGRSSKKQKPKKVPQRGLGVAQLEKIRLEEQQKKDAAVAAAAGILPSPSSSVISQPTHHKSSSYLSLPIPRWHPGAGVVLPGNGSVNSGHKLWSSREYSIEKECSGLDPGLAFRTNLSLPYESEPIWPPPSLMQRAQPFQQPSSSMVNLSSRTSSTSVLNYQMEPPSNQSYYGNCTPLLPEEEKMVGMKRSYPFSLDNAPGPPLHGKYPPIVHPINGHVEAASSSNGSTFNFEPGTPNFREGPSCSTSNFESKSKRSIRQNGAFDGDFLTLAPPTTTTSMCSSSKFKHSPPNLIYYNCELPGLESLAYQGSLEDSIIRQGGSGLRQYRPYYSFFPPAAMVQIDRATTITMANCNGGEVGGHVDLNLKL, from the exons ATGGCTCAAGAAGATCAATCCCAAAGGTGTAGCAATAGTAATACTAGCAGTGGTGGTGGGTTTGGAAACAGTGTTGGCAGATCTTCCAAAAAGCAAAAGCCTAAAAAGGTTCCACAAAGAGGACTTGGTGTGGCACAGCTTGAGAAGATAAGACTAGaagaacaacaaaagaaagatgCAGCGGTAGCTGCTGCAGCTGGGATTTTGCCATCACCGTCATCGTCTGTTATATCGCAACCAACTCATCATAAATCATCATCCTATCTTTCTTTGCCAATCCCGA GGTGGCATCCTGGTGCAGGAGTAGTACTTCCAGGGAATGGCAGTGTTAATAGTGGCCATAAATTGTGGAGTTCTCGTGAGTATAGCATTGAAAAGGAGTGTTCTGGGTTGGATCCAGGATTGGCTTTCAGGACAAATTTGAGTTTGCCTTATGAATCTGAACCCATCTGGCCTCCTCCTAGTTTGATGCAAAGGGCACAACCATTTCAACAACCTTCTTCTTCAATG GTGAATTTGTCGTCAAGAACGTCATCAACATCCGTACTGAATTATCAGATGGAGCCCCCTTCAAACCAAagctattatggaaattgtaCACCTTTATTGCCGGAAGAGGAGAAG ATGGTTGGCATGAAGAGATCATATCCCTTCTCTCTAGACAATGCTCCAGGCCCCCCTCTCCACGGCAAATATCCTCCCATTGTTCATCCCATCAATGGACATGTTGAAGCAGCTTCAAGTAGCAACGGCAGCACATTCAATTTCGAACCCGGCACCCCAAATTTCAG GGAAGGGCCTTCATGTTCAACCTCGAATTTTGAGTCAAAGTCCAAGAGGAGTATCAGACAGAATGGTGCCTTTGATGGAGATTTCCTCACATTAGCCCCTCCCACCACAACCACTTCAATGTGTTCAAGCTCAAAATTCAAGCACTCTCCACCCAATTTAATCTATTACAATTGTGAATTGCCCGGCCTCGAGTCATTAGCTTATCAA GGAAGCTTGGAAGATTCAATTATCCGTCAAGGAGGTAGCGGATTAAGGCAGTATCGACCTTACTATAGCTTCTTTCCACCAGCTGCAATGGTGCAAATTGACCGAGCAACTACAATAACCATGGCCAATTGTAATGGTGGAGAAGTAGGAGGACATGTCGATCTCAATTTGAAGCTATAA